The sequence GCCTGGACGCCGCGCACGCGGCTGACCGTCAAACAGACCGGCATGTTGGAAATCGCTTACTCCGTTCTCGTCTCTGTTTTCGCCGGCGCCATTTACGGATAAATCCTACGACGAAGGAGCGATCGCCATGTACGGATTCGCCGACCCGAACACGTCGCTTTGCGAACCCCTTGCTCTTCTGAAGCGCGAACACGGCCCGCTGCGGCAACAAATGGACGATTTCGCGCGCCTGGCCGAAACGATCACCGCCGGAGCCGCATCCGCCGATCCCGCCGGGACGGCCGACGCCGCCGACAGGCTCGCCGACCTCCGCGCGCGCGTCGCAGCATTCGTTGCCGAACTCGACCCGCACTCCGCGCGGGAAGAAGACCATTTGTTTCCGATGATGGCCCGCTACATCGGCCGCGAAGGCGGCCCGATCGCCGTCATGGAATACGAACACGAAACCGCCAAGCAACTGCTGAAAACGTTCCTCGAAGCCGCCGAACGGGAACCGCGGCCGGCGTCCGCCGCGCGCGCCGGGGAAATCGCCTCACACGCGTTAAGGGCGCATGCGATTTTGACCGAACATTTCATGAAAGAAGAAAACGTCCTTTTTCCGATGGCGGAACGACTCCTGAACGCGGAGGAAAAGGCGGAACTGGCCCGCGCCTACGGCCTGTCGCCGTGACCGGCCGCCGGTTTTCGCGCCTTTCAAAAACCAGCGGTGCGGGCGTCCGAAGAAATCTTCAAAACGCCCGCTCCGCACGGCATCCGCGCCCGGATTCGCCGCCGACGCGCTACACGCTTCATATCGGATCCATCCCCGCCGCGATCAACGCGGCCCGAATCTCCTCCACCCTGCGCCGGTCGACGATCTCAAACTGGGGAACTCGCCCGACCCTTTCGCCCGCGTAACCGCCGACCTCCGTCGAAGAACCGGCCGACAAATCCGTCGCCGCCGAGCGGACCATCCGGTCGCGCAGCTCGGCCCGCTCCCGCGTCGACAGCACAATCACCGCGTCGGGCAAAAACAGCCGCACCGCAAGCATCGCCTGCACCAGCTCCCGTTCGCCGACCGGACAGGGCGCCTTCCACCCGCCCGGATGCGGGCAAACGCGGGGAAACGCGACGCCGACGCGGACGCCGGGAAAACGATCGCGCAAATACCGCGCGTGCATGCCGGCGAAAAAAATTTCTTTCCGCCAGTCGGCCAGCCCGAGCAGGGCGCCGACCGTCACGCGCCGCATCCCGGCCGTACAGGCCCTTTCCGGCGCCTCGAGCCGATAGCGATAGCGGCGTTTCGGCCCTTTGGCGTGAACCGACCGATAAGTCGGTTCATCGTACACTTCCTGATGCACCGTGACGCCGTCGACGCCCGAAGCGGCCAACTCCGCGTAATCGCCGACATCGAGCGCCTGCACCTCGACGGCGACCGAATCGAACCGGCGCGCAAGCAGCCCGGCGGCCCTTTTCAAATAACCGACGCCGGACGCCCGCGGTGAATCGCCCGTCACCGCGAGCACGCGCCGGATGCCGCTTGCGCGGATCGCGTCCGCTTCCGCGGCGATCTCGTCTTCAGACAATGTTTTCCTCGGAAACCGGTTGTCGGCTCTGAAACCGCAATACAAACAGACGTTGACGCACGCGTCGGACAAATAAAGCGGCGAAAACAGCGCTACAGACGCCCCGAACGCAGCCCGTCGCCTTTCGGCCGCCGCCTCTTCCATCGCTTCCAGGCAAATCGACGCCGCCGGCGACAGCAAGACGAGAAAATCCGCCGCGTCCGGGTCCGTTTTCCGCAACGTTTTCCGCAACACCCGCTCCACGTCCGGCACGCCCGCCGAACGCCACGCCTCCTCGAACGGCATCCCTTTCAACCCGCGCATCACGTCATAAAAGGTACCCACCGGCGCACGTCCTCCCGTCCGCACACGCGTTCGATTCTCCGCACGACTTCCTCCTCGATCCGCCGGATGTCGTCGCGGCTCGCCCCGTCGACGTGAATGCCCATCATCACCGTCACCGTGCAGCGGAACCGCCGGGCGACGCGCTCGGCGAACATTTCGGCCAGCGGTCCCTCCCGATGGCCGGGAAGCACCGTTTTTTTCACCTTCACCGCCGCGCCGTCCCAGTACGCCGTCGCCACCGCGCCGATGTGCGCGTCCCCGCCGACGACGAGGTAAACGCGGTCGTCGCCCATCCGCATGCGCCGCACCCGGATCATCGCGGTTCAGCCCTCCTTTCGCCCCGCCGATAGTCCGTCAAATCGCTGAACATGCCTAGTAAAAGCCGTGTGTCGACCGAACGACTTTGTCGTGCTGCCACCGCTGGCGATAAACGTCTTTTCACACGCGTCCACCGTCCGACACGTCCGCCTACGAACACAATTTCTGCATGTTTTCAGTCACCTCGCTTGTATCTTCAGCATAGCGCGTCTGGACGAACCAGTTTTGTGATAAAAATCACATGCAAATCCGTGTGGTGTGACAATGTCGGCACAACATATTATGTTATTGATACCGCGAGTTGTTCCCGACCTTTTTCGCGTTCAACCGCGATTGCTGCCCAAAGGAGTTTGCTCAAAAGGCACAAGCATCCGGCCTTCTTTCACCAAACGCCAAGGGGGTGTACATCATTGTCCATCAATT comes from Candidatus Reconcilbacillus cellulovorans and encodes:
- a CDS encoding hemerythrin; translation: MYGFADPNTSLCEPLALLKREHGPLRQQMDDFARLAETITAGAASADPAGTADAADRLADLRARVAAFVAELDPHSAREEDHLFPMMARYIGREGGPIAVMEYEHETAKQLLKTFLEAAEREPRPASAARAGEIASHALRAHAILTEHFMKEENVLFPMAERLLNAEEKAELARAYGLSP
- a CDS encoding thiamine biosynthesis protein ThiH, which gives rise to MRGLKGMPFEEAWRSAGVPDVERVLRKTLRKTDPDAADFLVLLSPAASICLEAMEEAAAERRRAAFGASVALFSPLYLSDACVNVCLYCGFRADNRFPRKTLSEDEIAAEADAIRASGIRRVLAVTGDSPRASGVGYLKRAAGLLARRFDSVAVEVQALDVGDYAELAASGVDGVTVHQEVYDEPTYRSVHAKGPKRRYRYRLEAPERACTAGMRRVTVGALLGLADWRKEIFFAGMHARYLRDRFPGVRVGVAFPRVCPHPGGWKAPCPVGERELVQAMLAVRLFLPDAVIVLSTRERAELRDRMVRSAATDLSAGSSTEVGGYAGERVGRVPQFEIVDRRRVEEIRAALIAAGMDPI